From Cygnus atratus isolate AKBS03 ecotype Queensland, Australia chromosome 1, CAtr_DNAZoo_HiC_assembly, whole genome shotgun sequence, the proteins below share one genomic window:
- the C1H13orf42 gene encoding uncharacterized protein C13orf42 homolog — protein sequence MFKKIHSIFHPNSHRRNVTDDIPYCDGTGSAVRLIRSSSMYVLGGEQEKFSEPLKKCKSTSSIDSCFQSKEEDRDWMYSKTQDCLKYLQDLLALRKKYLDNINNLKSMRRTADSPTSTKSSKTVKKSFLLLPSKESSKASMERRIVPQHSSDVGEAIAFFDSVIAGLDSERWRRVPDTDRPNVDVDFDVATSTSEHSLHSNWILRAPRRYSQDTAQTAKAVNQSQRNSQRRTTGSRKRLERHPMYLPKAVEGAYNTLKFKPKTHKREY from the exons ATGTTCAAAAAGATCCATTCTATATTTCACCCCAACTCCCACCGAAGAAATGTGACAGATGACATCCCTTACTGTGATGGCACAGGTTCTGCTGTCAGATTGATCCGCAGCAGTTCTATGTACGTCCTTGGAGGTGAGCAGGAAAAATTTAGTGAACCactaaaaaaatgcaaaagtacATCCAGTATTGACTCTTGCTTCCAGTCAAAAGAGGAAGACAGGGACTGGATGTATTCTAAGACTCAGGACTGCTTGAAGTACTTGCAGGATCTGTTAgccttgaggaaaaaatatcttgacaACATCAATAACTTGAAATCCATGCGTAGGACTGCAGATTCCCCAACATCCACAAAATCATCCAAAACTGTAAAGAAGTCATTTCTTCTACTTCCTTCCAAAGAGTCTTCTAAG GCATCTATGGAGAGAAGAATAGTCCCACAGCACAGTTCGGATGTAGGAGAAGCAATAGCATTCTTTGACTCGGTTATTGCAGGTCTGGATTCAGAGAGATGGCGGAGAGTTCCTGACACGGATCGGCCAAATGTGGATGTTGATTTTGATG TTGCTACCAGCACAAGCGAACACAGTTTACATTCAAACTGGATCCTTCGTGCTCCCCGCAGGTACTCTCAAGATACTGCCCAAACAGCCAAGGCTGTAAACCAGTCTCAGAGAAACAGCCAACGGAGAACCACTGGCTCTAGGAAGAGGTTGGAAAGGCATCCCATGTACTTGCCCAAAGCAGTGGAAGGAGCATATAACACGTTAAAATTTAAGCCCAAAACACATAAGAgagaatattga